The DNA sequence TCACGTTGTTCGTTCTCCAATGGTTGGAACGTTCTACTCTTCAGCTTCACCTGATGCACCAGCATTTGTTGAAGTTGGTCAACACGTAAACGCTGGCGATACTTTATGTATTGTTGAAGCAATGAAAATGATGAACCAAATTGAAGCTGACAAGTCTGGTGTTATTAAAGAAATCTTAGCGCAAAACGAAGACGCTATTGAATTTGACCAACCGCTATTCATCATTGAATAAGCCCAGCTTAGAGGGTAATTCCATGTTAGATAAAGTTGTTATCGCCAACCGTGGCGAAATTGCGCTAAGAATTTTACGCGCATGTAAAGAGCTAGGGATTAAAACAGTTGCGGTACATTCAACAGCTGATAAAAACCTTAAGCACGTATTACTAGCAGATGAAACCATCTGTATTGGTAAAGCGCCGGCGATGGAAAGTTACTTAAACATTCCTTCAATCATTACTGCTGCTGAAGTAACCAATGCTGTTGCTATTCACCCAGGTTATGGCTTTTTAGCGGAAAACGCTGACTTTGCCGAGCAAGTAGAAAAATCAGGCTTTGCCTTTATTGGCCCTAAAGCTGAAAGCATTCGCATCATGGGTGACAAGGTATCTGCCATTAAAGCGATGAAAGCAGCAGGCGTACCGTGCGTGCCTGGATCTGATGGTCCATTAACCGATGATGATGAGCTAAATAAAGCACACGCCAAACGTATTGGTTATCCAGTAATTGTTAAAGCTGCTGGTGGCGGTGGTGGCCGTGGTATGCGTGTTGTTCGCTCTGAAGAAGAGTTGATTGATTCAATCAACCTTACCAAGAAAGAAGCCGGTGCCTTCTTTAAGAATGAAATGGTTTACATGGAGAAGTTCCTTGAAAACCCGCGTCACGTTGAAATTCAAATTGTTGCTGACGGTCAAGGTGGCGCAATTCACTTAGGTGAGCGTGACTGTTCAATGCAACGTCGTCACCAAAAAGTTGTTGAAGAAGCACCAGCACCAGGTATCACGCCAGAAATGCGTGCTAAAATTGGTGAGCGTTGTTGTAATGCCTGTATCGAAATTAACTACCGCGGTGCCGGTACTTTCGAGTTCTTATATGAAAACGGTGAGTTCTACTTCATTGAGATGAATACCCGTATTCAAGTTGAGCACCCTGTTACAGAAATGATCACAGGTATCGACTTAATTAAAGAACAATTACGTGTTGCTGCGGGTTTACCGCTTTCTTGCACACAAGAAGACATCAAGATATCAGGTCACTCTATTGAGTGTCGTATTAATGCTGAAGATCCACGTACTTTTATTCCTTCACCGGGTAAAATTACACGCTTCCACCCACCAGGTGGTTTAGGTGTACGTTGGGATTCTCATATTTACGCTGATTACTCAGTACCACCACATTATGACTCTATGATAGGCAAGCTTATCACTTGGGGTGACAACAGAGATGTAGCCATTGCTCGTATGCGCAATGCACTGTCTGAATTAGTTATTGATGGTATTAAAACCAACATCACCTTGCATCAAGATATTTTAAATGACCAAGGTTTTGTTAACGGTGGCGCTAACATTCACTACTTAGAGCATAAACTAGCTGAAATTGAATAATCACAGCTCAATGTTCAAATAATTTAAAGGCTCACATGGTGGGCCTTTTTTGTACCTGCCCCACCCTTTTTTGTACACTGCCCCACTATGCTTGCTCATTTCACCTTGATTGCAGTAAAATGAAGATGACTCAACCTTTAAGATAAGATGTTTGATGCCTAGACCATTAAAAAAACCAACGCCCCCTGCTGATGATGACTGCTGCGGTGGCGGCGCCTGTAACCCTTGCGTATGGGACAACTATTATGCCCGTTTGCAAAAGTGGCGCATAGAGCAAGCCCAACTTCGTGAAGAAGAACAACAAAACAACGAAGAAAAACCATCACAGTAAAACGCTAACGTGTTGCCTTTACGGCTATTTATTGTCAAAATCATGCAGTAAAACAATCACACGATCATTTTAAGGACAAAGGAATAACAATAATGAAAGCTATCAAAACTATGCTTACTGCTTCTGCAGTTGTTGTCGCTACAGCGGCATTATCTGGCTGTAATATGACTAGTTCATCAGGTACTAGCTCGGCAGCAGCCGACACTAACTCAGCAGTACCAGCTCAAGGCTTTGCTGAAGGTGCTAAAGTTTATGCCATTGTAAACTTGCATTCAGATTCACCAAAAAACAAGCTTTATGCAATGAACTACCAATTGCCTAAAATGCTACCTATTTGTAGTGAGTTTGTTATTCAAGATATCAGCACTAAGGTAATCGAGTTAACCTATAAAGGTTTAGAGTATGATTATGTATGGGATGGACACACCAAAAAAGCAGGCCAATCACTAGAAGAGAACTTTATGTTATTCTTCGGTGAATCATGTGACGAAGCTAAAGCTAAAGTAAAAACACTTAGTGAAGTTGATCAAAAAGGCATCAAACGTGGTAAGCCAATTGTAGGCATGACAAAAGAAGGTGTTTTACTTGCTATGGGTCGCCCACCAATTCATGCCACACCTGACTTAGAAGGCGATTTATGGACTTACTGGATCAATCGTTGGGTTAGGCACATCCTTGAATTCAATGACAAAGGTGAGCTGGTAAAAGTCATTAAATAATTTACCAGAATTCAAGAAAAGCCAGCTTTAACAGCTGGCTTTTTAATTTCCAGCATTGGTTTTTATCCCCCCATACAAACTATTACATCCTACTTACATAACAGCACAGTATCTTTTCTTTACACCGAGTACTATTTCATCAAGTTTGATAAGTAAACCGATGAAATTAGCGAGGTACGAGTTATGTTCGAACTAAGACAAAGCCATCTAGCGACAGACGTTGTAGAACAAAGAAAACAAAACTACCACCTAGAAGAGCTGTGGGATAAACTCAACCTAAGCCAGCAATTTTCCGTTTGTAGCTTAGGGCAATTTGGCTATATGCTCAACTATGTTCGTCAAATCAATGATAGATGCTTAGCCATTTTAACCCTTGACGATAAAGTAGCGACCATCAACGAAGAAGGCTTAATTAACGTAACGCCAAATATTTCCCTTCGACACTAAAGTTGCGCCATTAAAAGCCATTAAAGTTACGCCATTGAAATATGGGCTAGCAATAACGTGCTAGCCCATATGAAATTTAGACTTTAATAATGCGCCTAGCAAATAGGTTAGCTTTGGCAAAACCAATACTACTGTTGCGCGCTAACTTAGTCAGCATCAAATAACACCATGGCACCAAGTACAAGCTAGTCACCGTTGAGAAGACTAAGCCGCCAATAATCGCGATAGCCAGTGGCGAATACGATGGACCATCACCACCAATTTGCGTTGAACCTAGGGCTAAAGGCACCATGCCTAAAACAGTTGTGGCTACTGTCATTAAGACAGGGCGCAAACGGGTAACACAAATATCGGCAATTACTTGCTCTAATTCATCAATTTTCGGCGACATCTGGTTAATTTGATCAATTAAGACAATGCCGTTATTAACCACTATGCCCATTAAAATCAAAATGCCTATCATGCCCATAACCGACATACTGGTTCCGGTAATTAAAAAGAACCAAAATACACCAACAATCGAGTAAATAATCGAGCTAATAATGGCGGCAGGCAATAATAAAGACTCAAACAGCGCCGCCATAACAATATAAATCATGGCAATTGCCAATAGCATATTGACCAACATAATGTTTTGCTCTTGTTGTTGCCTATCAAAGCCTTGACCAAGTTTCCATTTGTAGCCTGAAGGAAAGTCCAATTTATCCATCACTTGCTTAATGCGCTCTCTTGCCTGTTCCATAGTAATATCATTTAAGTTGGCACCTATGGTTAAAGCGGTTTGCCTATTTTCTCGATAAATAGCAGCTAACCTAGGCTGAGTATCAAAGCGAGCAACACTTTCCAAGGTAATGATTTGACCATCAATTTGCGTGATAGGTAACTTCTGCAACTGGGTTAAGGAATACTTTAAATCCTCATCATAGAGTAAACGAATATCAACTTCGCCATTAGGATCATGGCGAAAACTTCTTAACTCCACTCCTCTAAGCGCAGTACCAACAATTTGTGCCACTTGACGTGAGTCTAAGCCCAATTGGTTGGCTTTAAAGCGATCAATTACAATAACCATTTCTTTTTGGTGTTGAGATACATCACTTTTAACATCAGCCAAACCATCAACATGAGCAAGTAGTGGCACAATTTGCTCAGATAACTGCATTAGCCTTTCGGTTGCTGGCCCTAGTAAAGTAATAGAAACGCCACCGCTTTTTGCACTTTGCCAGCCAAAATCAGGCTTTGCTTCAGCAAAACTCGGCATATTTTTACGAATACGTTCTTTTAAAGCGTTCATCGAGATATCTCTATCTTCTTTTAGCAATAAGGTTGATGAAGCGCGCTCGCCATTGTAATAACTATAAACTGAGTCGATATAGAACTCTTCCTTGTGTTGATACAAATACTCTTCCATGCGATCAACCATAGCCTCAACATGCTCCAGTGGAAATTGCCCTTCCACGTGATAACGCATAAACAAGCGCGTACCATCTTGGTTATCATTATTATCAGAAGTAATAACCCCCATAGGAATTGCCGTACTTGCCAGTATTAATAAGGCGACAAAGCCAGTAGTTTTCGGGTGCGCTAATACCCAAGATAAACTTTTCTTATAACGGGTTTTAGCCTTTGCCTCTGGCTTAT is a window from the Litorilituus sediminis genome containing:
- the accB gene encoding acetyl-CoA carboxylase biotin carboxyl carrier protein, with the translated sequence MDIRKIKKLIELVEESGINELEIAEGEESVRISRGGSVVATAPVMQSAPVAVSAPAAAPAPAAAAPTTDAAAPALSGHVVRSPMVGTFYSSASPDAPAFVEVGQHVNAGDTLCIVEAMKMMNQIEADKSGVIKEILAQNEDAIEFDQPLFIIE
- the accC gene encoding acetyl-CoA carboxylase biotin carboxylase subunit, coding for MLDKVVIANRGEIALRILRACKELGIKTVAVHSTADKNLKHVLLADETICIGKAPAMESYLNIPSIITAAEVTNAVAIHPGYGFLAENADFAEQVEKSGFAFIGPKAESIRIMGDKVSAIKAMKAAGVPCVPGSDGPLTDDDELNKAHAKRIGYPVIVKAAGGGGGRGMRVVRSEEELIDSINLTKKEAGAFFKNEMVYMEKFLENPRHVEIQIVADGQGGAIHLGERDCSMQRRHQKVVEEAPAPGITPEMRAKIGERCCNACIEINYRGAGTFEFLYENGEFYFIEMNTRIQVEHPVTEMITGIDLIKEQLRVAAGLPLSCTQEDIKISGHSIECRINAEDPRTFIPSPGKITRFHPPGGLGVRWDSHIYADYSVPPHYDSMIGKLITWGDNRDVAIARMRNALSELVIDGIKTNITLHQDILNDQGFVNGGANIHYLEHKLAEIE
- a CDS encoding efflux RND transporter permease subunit, giving the protein MNLTALAIKKPVTTMMLCLTMLMMGIAASQLLPLEKWPGIDIPEMVVNAPYQASTPAEVERLVTKPLEEALSTMGGIQRLSSHSTEHGVEIGIEVAWETSLTGKAIEAREKIDAIRHLLPDDLKRIFVRQFSTADMPVLTLRISSERELKNSYQLLNNYLKKPLERLQGVSKVELYGVDPKQISIRLLSDRMAAHNIDVQALTFILEQHNFTINAGALRSISNTIRVSPKGEFTNLNDIRAIRVSDNVYVGDIAEIGFEQPERVDGRHLDRTYAIGVNVFKESSANLVEVAGRVITLVNEISDSPQFNGINIFMMEDQAKGVTDSLSDLLMAGAIGALLSFIVLYLFVRNTTATLLVVASVPFSICITLAVMYFLDYSLNVLSMMGLLLAVGMLVDNSVVITESIAAQQQKTPASDKQGKISNILLGVDKVSLAVMTGTLTTMIVFMPNIIGEKVQLTVFLEHVAIAICISLAASLLIAKTLLPLLLSKISLDDIGAKKAAKQSANKPEAKAKTRYKKSLSWVLAHPKTTGFVALLILASTAIPMGVITSDNNDNQDGTRLFMRYHVEGQFPLEHVEAMVDRMEEYLYQHKEEFYIDSVYSYYNGERASSTLLLKEDRDISMNALKERIRKNMPSFAEAKPDFGWQSAKSGGVSITLLGPATERLMQLSEQIVPLLAHVDGLADVKSDVSQHQKEMVIVIDRFKANQLGLDSRQVAQIVGTALRGVELRSFRHDPNGEVDIRLLYDEDLKYSLTQLQKLPITQIDGQIITLESVARFDTQPRLAAIYRENRQTALTIGANLNDITMEQARERIKQVMDKLDFPSGYKWKLGQGFDRQQQEQNIMLVNMLLAIAMIYIVMAALFESLLLPAAIISSIIYSIVGVFWFFLITGTSMSVMGMIGILILMGIVVNNGIVLIDQINQMSPKIDELEQVIADICVTRLRPVLMTVATTVLGMVPLALGSTQIGGDGPSYSPLAIAIIGGLVFSTVTSLYLVPWCYLMLTKLARNSSIGFAKANLFARRIIKV
- a CDS encoding oxidoreductase-like domain-containing protein; translation: MPRPLKKPTPPADDDCCGGGACNPCVWDNYYARLQKWRIEQAQLREEEQQNNEEKPSQ